Proteins from a genomic interval of Bradyrhizobium sp. G127:
- the queC gene encoding 7-cyano-7-deazaguanine synthase QueC, whose product MSELDQNNAALVLFSGGQDSATCLAWALSRFDRVETIGFSYGQRHAIELESRAKLIGSMTELRPDWAAKLGDSHTLDIPTLGVISETALTRDTAIEMGEGGLPNTFVPGRNLVFLTFAAALAYRRGLTHIVGGMCETDFSGYPDCRDETIKALNVALNLGMARPFELHTPLMWLDKANTWRLAEELGGRGLVDLIIEHSHTCYLGERGARHVWGYGCGECPACGLRAKGWAAYAAQADINAQ is encoded by the coding sequence ATGAGCGAGTTAGACCAGAACAACGCAGCCTTGGTGCTGTTCTCCGGCGGGCAGGATTCCGCGACATGCCTCGCTTGGGCGTTGTCGCGGTTCGACCGCGTGGAAACCATCGGATTTTCTTACGGCCAGCGCCATGCCATCGAACTCGAAAGCCGGGCCAAACTGATCGGCAGCATGACGGAGCTGCGGCCGGACTGGGCAGCTAAGCTCGGCGACAGCCACACACTGGATATTCCGACCCTCGGCGTGATTTCCGAGACGGCGCTGACCCGCGATACCGCGATTGAAATGGGCGAGGGCGGCTTGCCAAATACTTTCGTGCCCGGGCGCAATCTGGTGTTTCTCACCTTCGCCGCGGCCCTCGCGTATCGGCGCGGCCTCACCCACATCGTCGGCGGCATGTGCGAGACAGATTTCTCCGGCTATCCCGACTGTCGCGACGAGACCATCAAGGCGCTCAACGTCGCTCTTAATCTCGGCATGGCGCGTCCGTTCGAACTGCACACACCGTTGATGTGGCTTGACAAGGCCAATACCTGGCGGCTGGCGGAAGAACTCGGCGGCAGAGGTCTCGTCGATCTGATCATCGAGCACTCCCACACCTGCTACCTGGGCGAGCGGGGCGCGCGCCACGTGTGGGGCTACGGCTGCGGCGAATGTCCGGCGTGCGGCCTGCGCGCCAAGGGCTGGGCTGCCTACGCCGCTCAGGCCGACATTAACGCGCAATGA
- a CDS encoding VUT family protein: protein MMPAQRRRAEGLLFLAAYIACIPIANWLIQYVGTICPPDGPCLIPVAPGLMAPSGVLMAGLALVLRDLVQRRLGVAYGLVAIGAGTAISAALAPAPLVVASAVAFLLSELADFAVYTPLQKRGLVVAVAASSFVGLVADSLLFLWLAFGSLEFLAGQIVGKAVMVVLTLPAIDWLRNRDVRLGI, encoded by the coding sequence ATGATGCCTGCACAGCGCCGCCGTGCGGAAGGTTTGCTGTTTCTGGCGGCTTACATCGCCTGCATTCCGATCGCCAACTGGCTGATCCAGTACGTTGGCACGATCTGCCCGCCCGACGGCCCTTGTCTCATCCCCGTTGCGCCGGGCCTGATGGCTCCAAGCGGTGTGCTGATGGCAGGCCTTGCGCTGGTGCTGCGCGATTTGGTGCAGCGGCGGCTCGGCGTCGCTTACGGATTAGTAGCGATCGGAGCAGGGACCGCGATCTCGGCGGCACTGGCACCCGCGCCGCTGGTGGTCGCATCCGCCGTAGCGTTTCTGTTGTCCGAACTGGCTGACTTCGCGGTTTACACGCCGTTGCAGAAACGCGGCCTCGTTGTGGCCGTGGCAGCAAGCAGCTTCGTGGGGCTTGTGGCCGACTCGCTGCTGTTCCTGTGGCTCGCTTTCGGCAGCCTCGAATTTCTGGCGGGCCAAATCGTGGGCAAGGCTGTTATGGTCGTGCTGACGCTGCCGGCGATCGACTGGCTGCGCAATCGCGACGTGCGCCTTGGCATTTGA
- a CDS encoding DUF1272 domain-containing protein encodes MLKLKPNCECCDKNLPPDSREAMICTFECTFCATCADTVFSGMCPNCCGNFVPRPIRPAVMLRKYPASTERHLREQPCQAKAG; translated from the coding sequence ATGTTGAAGCTCAAGCCCAACTGCGAATGCTGCGACAAGAATCTGCCGCCCGACAGCCGTGAGGCGATGATCTGCACCTTCGAATGTACTTTCTGCGCGACCTGCGCCGACACAGTCTTCAGCGGTATGTGCCCGAACTGCTGCGGCAACTTCGTGCCACGCCCAATTCGTCCGGCGGTCATGCTGCGAAAATATCCGGCTTCAACCGAGCGGCATTTGCGCGAACAGCCATGTCAGGCGAAAGCCGGCTGA
- a CDS encoding thermonuclease family protein has product MTQWPPQRRPLRYGSDTRRWTLMVIVLIGSLGVYVAERWMRVPDAPVIGSAFVADGDTLTIAGTRIRLIDIDAPELDQNCLDAQGRDWPCGRQASAQLRSHIRGRDLTCQPNSRDQYGRSLATCTLPDGANINAWMVEQGWAVTSGQANVYGAQQADAKSARRGLWTGSFTPPRQWRQQHPRVGDNRKD; this is encoded by the coding sequence ATGACACAGTGGCCACCACAACGCAGACCGCTTCGATACGGTTCGGATACCCGGCGCTGGACCCTTATGGTGATCGTGCTGATAGGCTCGCTTGGTGTCTATGTGGCCGAGCGCTGGATGCGGGTGCCGGATGCGCCGGTCATCGGCAGTGCCTTCGTTGCCGACGGAGATACATTGACGATCGCTGGCACACGAATTCGCTTGATCGACATCGACGCACCCGAACTCGATCAGAACTGCCTCGATGCCCAGGGTCGCGACTGGCCGTGCGGACGGCAGGCGTCGGCGCAGTTGCGAAGCCATATTCGCGGTCGCGACCTGACGTGTCAGCCGAATTCGCGCGACCAGTACGGACGCTCGCTGGCGACCTGTACCCTGCCCGACGGCGCAAACATCAACGCGTGGATGGTTGAGCAAGGCTGGGCGGTGACTTCGGGTCAGGCAAATGTTTACGGAGCGCAGCAGGCGGACGCAAAATCCGCCCGACGCGGATTGTGGACGGGATCGTTTACGCCGCCGCGGCAATGGCGGCAACAGCATCCGCGCGTGGGCGACAACCGTAAGGACTGA
- a CDS encoding alpha-amylase family glycosyl hydrolase yields MCENIPWWQSGILYQIYPRSFQDSNGDGVGDLRGIIQRLPYLCELGVDALWLSPVFPSPMEDFGYDISDYTGIDPLFGTLNDFDSLVTAAHARGLKVILDLVPNHTSNQHPWFVESRSSKDNPKRDWYIWRDGRGEGAPPNNWLSEFGGSSWEFDARTGQYYYHAFLRSQPDLNWRNPEVRHAIHEVMRFWLQRGIDGFRVDVMWHLIKDELLRDNPENPDFEPGRQPYERLIPLYSTDRPEVHTVVAELRQVIDAFDDRVLIGEIYLLPDKLVAYYGRDLAGAHLPFNFALISTPWAAQAIAELIDGYEKALPPRAWPNWVLGNHDRRRIASRIGADQARVAAMLLLTLRGTPTLYYGDEIGMRQVEILPDRVRDPFEKNLPGFGIGRDGCRTPMPWDATLHGGFSTGEPWLPLDTNFGRDNVAAKRQNATSMLNLYRALIDLRRTRPELSLGSYRLVSVTGEVLAFERAYRGQRLLIALNLGATSVTLTDVTISLRGRVMLSTYMDRHDEATDGTLELRDAEGIIIAPEE; encoded by the coding sequence ATGTGTGAGAATATTCCGTGGTGGCAATCCGGCATCCTCTATCAGATATATCCACGTTCGTTTCAGGACTCGAACGGCGACGGCGTGGGCGATCTGCGCGGCATCATCCAGCGGTTACCCTATTTGTGCGAGCTGGGGGTCGATGCGCTGTGGCTGTCGCCGGTCTTTCCGTCTCCGATGGAGGATTTCGGCTACGACATTTCCGACTACACCGGGATTGATCCGCTGTTCGGCACGCTCAACGATTTCGATTCGCTGGTCACAGCGGCCCATGCTCGCGGCCTGAAAGTCATTCTCGATCTGGTTCCCAATCACACGTCGAACCAGCATCCGTGGTTCGTCGAGAGCCGCAGTTCAAAGGACAATCCGAAACGTGACTGGTACATCTGGCGCGATGGCCGCGGCGAGGGCGCTCCGCCGAACAACTGGCTCTCGGAGTTCGGCGGCAGTTCGTGGGAATTCGACGCCCGTACCGGCCAATACTACTACCACGCATTCCTGCGCTCCCAACCCGATCTGAACTGGCGCAACCCGGAGGTGCGCCACGCGATCCACGAGGTGATGCGCTTCTGGCTGCAGCGCGGCATCGACGGCTTCCGCGTCGATGTGATGTGGCATCTGATCAAGGACGAGTTGCTGCGGGACAATCCGGAAAATCCTGACTTCGAGCCGGGGCGGCAGCCCTACGAGCGCCTGATCCCACTGTATTCGACCGATCGGCCTGAGGTGCACACGGTCGTGGCCGAACTGCGTCAGGTCATCGACGCGTTCGACGATCGCGTACTGATCGGTGAAATCTATCTGCTGCCGGACAAGCTCGTGGCCTATTACGGCCGCGACCTTGCCGGCGCGCATTTACCATTTAACTTTGCGCTGATCTCGACGCCGTGGGCCGCACAGGCCATCGCGGAACTGATCGACGGCTATGAGAAGGCGTTGCCGCCTCGCGCATGGCCGAACTGGGTGCTCGGCAACCACGACCGTCGACGCATCGCCAGCCGTATCGGCGCTGATCAGGCTCGTGTTGCTGCGATGCTGTTGCTAACGCTCAGAGGAACGCCGACGCTGTATTATGGCGACGAGATCGGCATGCGGCAGGTCGAGATTCTGCCGGATCGGGTAAGGGATCCGTTCGAGAAAAACCTGCCCGGATTCGGTATCGGCCGAGACGGCTGCCGGACCCCGATGCCATGGGATGCCACGCTGCACGGCGGCTTCAGTACTGGAGAGCCGTGGCTGCCGCTTGACACAAATTTCGGCCGGGACAACGTGGCGGCCAAGCGGCAGAACGCAACATCGATGTTGAACCTGTACCGGGCGCTGATCGATTTGCGGCGCACGCGACCGGAATTGTCGCTGGGGAGCTACAGGCTCGTGAGCGTGACTGGCGAGGTGCTGGCGTTTGAGCGCGCGTATCGAGGCCAACGGCTGCTCATCGCGCTGAACCTCGGCGCAACATCCGTCACGTTGACGGACGTCACGATCAGCCTGCGCGGCCGCGTGATGCTATCGACTTACATGGACCGGCACGACGAGGCCACGGACGGAACGCTCGAACTGCGTGACGCCGAAGGGATCATCATTGCGCCCGAAGAATGA
- the dapA gene encoding 4-hydroxy-tetrahydrodipicolinate synthase: protein MTFSTHHPATWLTGYIPDLPTPFDDAGEVDLGAFRRLCERQIAAGATALVVGETTGEDSTLDHAEHTALVRVAVRASRGRAAIIAGAGSNSTSEAIELTRRAEADGADAVLSVTPYYNKPTQAGIYAHFRSIADNTRLPIILHDVPSRTVRELADDTVARLAESPQFAGLRDATGDLARPQRLRVLTGPRFRLLSGDDTAAPAFLVHGGDGCISITSNVIPEICQQLYRSCKEGDLQVARALAMRVGRLTAALSKDSTPAPLKYALSLLGLMSPRLRLPLVELADSAKPEVAAALRIVKDAECFQENVL from the coding sequence ATGACCTTTTCGACGCACCATCCCGCCACATGGCTGACGGGTTATATTCCTGATCTTCCGACACCTTTCGACGACGCGGGCGAGGTCGATCTCGGAGCGTTCCGGCGGCTCTGCGAACGGCAGATCGCAGCCGGCGCAACCGCATTGGTGGTCGGTGAAACCACCGGCGAGGATTCCACGCTCGACCACGCCGAGCATACCGCCCTCGTTCGCGTCGCCGTCCGAGCCTCCAGAGGCCGTGCAGCGATTATCGCCGGTGCGGGATCGAACTCGACAAGCGAAGCCATCGAACTGACGCGGAGGGCGGAAGCTGACGGCGCCGACGCAGTGCTGTCCGTGACGCCGTATTACAACAAGCCTACGCAGGCCGGGATATATGCGCACTTCCGTTCGATTGCAGACAACACCCGGCTGCCGATCATTCTGCACGACGTCCCTTCCCGCACGGTGCGTGAGCTTGCCGACGATACCGTCGCACGACTGGCGGAATCGCCGCAGTTCGCTGGCCTCCGGGATGCAACCGGCGACCTTGCCCGGCCGCAACGCCTGCGTGTTCTGACAGGACCCCGGTTTCGTCTGCTGTCGGGCGACGATACAGCCGCGCCGGCTTTCCTGGTGCATGGCGGGGACGGCTGTATATCGATCACGTCAAACGTCATTCCGGAGATCTGCCAGCAGCTTTATCGATCCTGCAAGGAGGGGGATCTACAGGTCGCCAGAGCGCTGGCGATGCGCGTCGGACGCCTCACTGCCGCCTTATCGAAGGATTCGACGCCTGCTCCGCTCAAATATGCCCTGAGTCTGCTCGGATTGATGTCGCCGCGGCTGCGTCTGCCGCTCGTCGAACTTGCCGATTCGGCAAAGCCGGAGGTGGCCGCCGCCTTGAGGATCGTCAAAGACGCAGAGTGTTTTCAAGAAAATGTTCTATAG
- a CDS encoding acyl-CoA synthetase: MSSSQGQYSIGLDKTPANYVPLSPLSFLARSAKVYPNHISTVYEGRSFTWAQTSERCKRFASYLAKRGIGRGDTVAAMLPNIPAMNELHFAVPMAGGVLNALNIRLDATSIAFQLDHGGAQIILVDPEFTGVISDALVLMKGPKPLVIDVDDAAFSGGERIGELEYEDAVALGDPDFAWVHPEDEWDAIALGYTSGTTGNPKGVVTHHRGAYLNATSNILAGNLGQHPVYLWTLPMFHCNGWCFPWTVALSAGINVCLRKVDPAKIFELIAAHGVTHMCGAPIVYNTLVNAPMAPKGKKAKPVVGLIAGAAPPVAVLEGAESIGIKITHVYGLTEVYGPASVCAEQPGWDDLPAEERAQLKRRQGVPYPLQEAVTVLDPETMREVPRDGETIGEVMFRGNIVMKGYLRNEKATKEAFEGGWFHTGDLGVLDKDGYVIIKDRSKDIIISGGENISSVEVEDVLYKHPAVLFAAVVAKPDSKWGEVPCAFVELKEGATATEAEILAYCKSVLPGFKSPKAVIFGSIPKTSTGKIQKFALREQAGSAKAISA; the protein is encoded by the coding sequence ATGAGCAGCAGTCAGGGACAGTACAGCATCGGTCTGGACAAGACCCCTGCCAACTACGTGCCGCTGTCGCCACTGAGCTTCCTCGCGCGCAGTGCCAAGGTCTATCCGAACCACATCAGCACCGTCTATGAAGGCCGCAGCTTTACCTGGGCGCAGACCTCTGAACGCTGCAAACGTTTCGCGTCGTATCTCGCCAAACGTGGCATCGGTCGTGGCGACACGGTCGCGGCCATGCTGCCGAACATTCCAGCGATGAACGAACTGCATTTTGCTGTGCCGATGGCCGGCGGCGTGCTCAATGCGCTCAATATCCGGCTGGATGCGACGTCGATCGCATTTCAGCTCGATCACGGCGGCGCCCAAATCATTCTGGTCGATCCTGAATTCACCGGCGTGATTTCCGACGCGCTGGTCCTGATGAAGGGCCCGAAACCGCTCGTGATCGATGTAGACGATGCGGCGTTTTCAGGTGGCGAGCGGATCGGCGAACTGGAATACGAAGACGCGGTCGCGCTGGGCGATCCGGACTTCGCCTGGGTGCACCCTGAGGACGAATGGGACGCCATCGCGCTCGGCTATACCTCGGGCACCACGGGCAATCCCAAGGGCGTTGTAACGCATCACCGTGGTGCGTATCTCAACGCCACGAGCAACATTCTCGCGGGCAATCTCGGCCAGCATCCAGTGTATCTCTGGACGCTGCCGATGTTCCATTGCAACGGCTGGTGCTTCCCGTGGACGGTAGCGCTGTCGGCCGGGATTAATGTGTGCCTGCGAAAGGTTGATCCTGCTAAGATTTTCGAGCTGATCGCGGCCCACGGGGTTACCCATATGTGCGGCGCGCCGATCGTCTACAACACGCTGGTCAACGCGCCGATGGCCCCAAAGGGCAAGAAGGCCAAGCCGGTCGTCGGGTTGATCGCGGGCGCCGCGCCGCCAGTAGCGGTGCTTGAGGGCGCGGAGAGCATCGGCATCAAGATCACCCACGTCTACGGCCTGACCGAGGTCTATGGCCCCGCCTCCGTCTGCGCCGAGCAGCCCGGCTGGGACGATCTGCCGGCCGAAGAACGCGCGCAACTCAAGCGCCGCCAGGGTGTGCCCTATCCGCTTCAGGAAGCTGTCACGGTGCTCGATCCAGAGACCATGCGGGAAGTGCCGCGCGACGGCGAAACCATCGGTGAGGTCATGTTCCGTGGCAACATCGTGATGAAGGGCTACCTGAGGAACGAAAAGGCAACCAAGGAAGCCTTCGAGGGCGGCTGGTTTCACACCGGTGATCTGGGCGTGCTGGACAAGGACGGCTACGTCATCATCAAGGACCGCTCCAAGGACATCATCATCTCCGGCGGCGAGAATATCTCGTCGGTCGAGGTCGAGGACGTCCTGTACAAGCACCCGGCTGTGCTGTTCGCCGCCGTGGTTGCCAAGCCGGATTCGAAATGGGGCGAGGTGCCCTGCGCCTTCGTTGAACTGAAAGAAGGCGCGACGGCTACCGAGGCCGAGATCCTTGCCTACTGCAAAAGCGTGCTGCCGGGATTCAAGTCGCCGAAGGCGGTGATTTTCGGCTCGATCCCGAAAACCTCCACCGGCAAGATCCAGAAATTCGCGCTGCGCGAGCAGGCGGGATCCGCAAAGGCGATTTCGGCTTAG
- a CDS encoding MBL fold metallo-hydrolase, whose protein sequence is MTVTLTILGSGSSAGVPRPALGWGACDPNNPKNRRRRCSMLAEKAGSNGITRVLIDTSPDLREQLIDANVDHLDAVFLTHEHADQTHGIDDLRSVVMHQRKRIPVYLNRSTGRDILTRFAYCFDQAPGSDYPAILEKRSIEASETETINGKGGSLALTAFLVQHGNIPALGYRIGDAAYTPDLHDIPEESWPTLENLDLWIIDALRYAPHPSHFNVDDAMAWIDKFKPRRAVLTNLHSDLDYEELRGKLPDGVVPGYDGMRLTVA, encoded by the coding sequence ATGACGGTGACGCTTACGATACTGGGATCCGGATCGTCTGCCGGCGTACCGCGGCCTGCGCTGGGCTGGGGCGCATGTGATCCGAACAACCCGAAGAACCGCCGCCGGCGCTGTTCAATGCTCGCCGAGAAGGCGGGGTCGAACGGCATCACGCGCGTGCTGATTGATACCTCGCCCGACCTGCGCGAGCAGTTGATCGACGCCAATGTCGATCATCTCGACGCTGTGTTTCTCACCCACGAACACGCCGACCAGACCCACGGCATCGACGACCTGCGCTCGGTGGTGATGCACCAGCGAAAGCGCATTCCGGTCTATCTCAACAGATCGACAGGCAGGGACATTCTCACGCGCTTTGCTTATTGCTTCGACCAGGCCCCGGGCAGCGATTATCCGGCGATCCTCGAGAAACGTTCAATCGAGGCCAGCGAAACCGAAACCATCAACGGGAAGGGCGGTTCCCTCGCCCTGACGGCCTTCCTGGTTCAGCACGGCAATATTCCGGCGCTCGGCTACCGCATTGGCGATGCCGCCTATACGCCGGATCTTCACGACATTCCCGAGGAAAGCTGGCCCACCCTGGAGAATCTCGATCTATGGATCATCGATGCGCTACGCTATGCGCCGCATCCGAGTCATTTCAACGTGGATGACGCGATGGCCTGGATCGACAAGTTCAAACCGCGCCGCGCGGTGCTGACCAACCTGCATTCCGACCTCGACTACGAGGAGCTGCGCGGCAAGCTGCCGGACGGCGTTGTGCCGGGTTATGACGGCATGCGGTTGACGGTCGCCTAA
- a CDS encoding TatD family hydrolase, whose translation MLVDSHCHLDFPDFADDLDGIVARAESAGIGRIVTISTRVRKLDGLLAITSRFPNVYCSVGTHPHNAEEEDGITSDELIALTMHPKVVALGEAGLDNFYRDGSPEAQERGFRAHIAAARATGLPLVIHTREADEACGRILDDEMAKGPFKAVLHCYTGGRELAMKAIGLGLSISFTGILTFKNSQSIRDIAAELPADRIMVETDAPYLAPGKFRGKRNEPSFVVETAKVLAETRGTSLEEISQQTTENFFRLFAKVPRPDAKAA comes from the coding sequence ATGCTTGTTGACAGCCACTGCCACCTCGATTTTCCCGACTTCGCCGACGATCTCGACGGCATTGTCGCGCGCGCCGAGTCGGCTGGCATAGGCCGCATCGTCACGATCTCCACACGTGTGCGGAAACTTGACGGGCTGCTTGCGATAACGTCGCGATTTCCGAATGTCTATTGCTCGGTCGGCACCCATCCTCATAACGCCGAGGAGGAAGATGGCATCACGTCCGACGAACTAATCGCCTTGACGATGCATCCCAAGGTGGTGGCGCTGGGCGAGGCGGGGCTGGACAATTTTTATAGGGATGGCTCGCCGGAGGCGCAGGAGCGGGGCTTTCGCGCCCATATCGCCGCGGCGCGCGCCACCGGATTGCCGCTGGTGATCCACACCCGCGAGGCGGACGAAGCGTGCGGCCGCATTCTCGACGACGAGATGGCGAAAGGTCCATTCAAGGCGGTACTGCATTGTTACACCGGCGGGCGCGAGCTGGCGATGAAGGCTATCGGGCTTGGCCTGTCGATTTCCTTCACCGGCATTCTGACCTTCAAGAACTCGCAATCAATCCGCGACATTGCTGCCGAACTGCCGGCGGACCGCATCATGGTCGAAACCGATGCGCCATATCTCGCGCCGGGAAAATTCCGCGGCAAGCGCAACGAGCCATCCTTCGTGGTCGAGACGGCGAAGGTTCTCGCCGAGACGCGCGGCACGTCGCTCGAAGAGATATCACAACAAACCACTGAGAATTTCTTTCGGCTGTTCGCCAAGGTGCCGCGCCCGGACGCGAAAGCCGCATGA
- the metG gene encoding methionine--tRNA ligase produces MTKAPARPAPPKPQAAAQSVANVCSKNSFYITTAIVYPNGAPHIGHAYEAIATDALARFQRLEGKEVFFLTGTDEHGQKMVQTAQKEGIPTLELATRNAGLLRKLDEKLNVSFNRFIRTTEEQHHRSVQEIWKRMAANGDIYLDSYAGWYSVRDEAYYAEDETVVGEDNVRRGPQGTPVEWVEEKSYFFNLSAYQDKLLALYESQPDFIGPDSRKNEVISFVKGGLKDLSISRTTFDWGVKVPGDEEHVMYVWVDALTNYLTGVGFPDENDANWNYWPADVHIIGKDIIRFHAVYWPAFLMSAGIPLPKRVFAHGFLFSRGEKMSKSVGNVVDPFSLADTYGVDQLRYFFLREVPFGQDGNYNHEAIVARTNADLANDLGNLAQRSLSMIGKQYGGVLPEPGAFSDNDNAILAMADGMLDQVRAAMSTQQIHHALNAIWAVVAEANRYFAGEAPWALAKTDPARQQTVLYVTAEVVRQIAMLAQPAMPDACAKLLDILGIAPDARDFAALATRIKGGTQLPPPAPVFPRYVEPKDDAVG; encoded by the coding sequence GTGACAAAAGCACCAGCAAGACCGGCGCCCCCCAAACCGCAGGCTGCTGCGCAGAGTGTCGCGAACGTCTGCTCAAAGAATTCTTTCTACATCACTACCGCGATCGTTTATCCGAACGGCGCGCCGCATATTGGCCACGCCTATGAGGCGATCGCGACCGATGCACTGGCACGCTTCCAGCGCCTCGAAGGCAAAGAGGTGTTCTTTCTGACCGGCACCGACGAGCACGGTCAGAAAATGGTCCAGACCGCGCAGAAGGAGGGCATCCCGACGCTTGAGCTGGCTACGCGAAATGCCGGCCTGCTCCGCAAGCTCGACGAGAAACTGAACGTCTCGTTCAACCGCTTCATTCGTACGACGGAAGAACAGCATCACCGGTCGGTGCAGGAAATCTGGAAGCGGATGGCCGCGAACGGCGACATCTATCTCGACAGCTACGCCGGCTGGTATTCCGTGCGCGACGAAGCGTATTACGCCGAAGATGAAACCGTCGTTGGCGAGGACAACGTGCGCCGCGGTCCGCAGGGCACACCCGTGGAATGGGTAGAGGAAAAGAGCTACTTCTTCAACCTCTCCGCCTATCAGGACAAGCTGCTCGCGCTCTACGAAAGCCAGCCCGATTTCATCGGCCCGGACTCGCGCAAAAATGAAGTCATCAGTTTCGTCAAAGGCGGCCTGAAGGATCTGTCGATTTCGCGCACGACGTTTGACTGGGGCGTCAAGGTGCCGGGTGACGAAGAGCATGTGATGTACGTCTGGGTCGATGCCCTGACGAACTACCTTACCGGCGTCGGCTTTCCGGATGAGAACGACGCGAACTGGAACTACTGGCCGGCGGATGTGCATATCATCGGAAAGGACATCATCCGCTTTCATGCGGTGTACTGGCCTGCCTTCCTGATGTCGGCCGGCATTCCGCTGCCGAAGCGCGTGTTTGCGCACGGCTTCCTGTTCAGCCGTGGCGAGAAAATGTCGAAGTCGGTCGGCAACGTGGTCGATCCGTTCAGTCTTGCGGATACGTACGGCGTTGATCAGCTCCGTTATTTCTTCCTGCGCGAGGTGCCGTTCGGTCAGGACGGTAACTACAACCATGAAGCCATCGTCGCGCGCACCAATGCGGATCTTGCCAATGACCTCGGCAATCTGGCGCAGCGGTCGCTGTCGATGATCGGCAAGCAATATGGCGGCGTGTTGCCTGAGCCGGGCGCATTCAGCGACAATGACAACGCCATTCTCGCGATGGCGGACGGCATGCTTGATCAGGTGCGCGCCGCAATGAGCACGCAGCAGATTCACCATGCGCTGAATGCCATCTGGGCGGTTGTCGCCGAAGCCAACCGATACTTCGCGGGCGAAGCGCCGTGGGCGCTGGCGAAGACCGATCCCGCACGCCAGCAGACGGTGCTGTATGTCACCGCCGAAGTCGTGCGGCAGATCGCGATGCTGGCGCAGCCCGCGATGCCTGATGCGTGCGCGAAGCTGCTCGACATTCTCGGCATCGCACCGGATGCGCGTGACTTCGCGGCACTCGCAACCCGGATCAAAGGCGGCACGCAATTGCCGCCGCCCGCGCCGGTTTTCCCGCGTTATGTCGAACCAAAAGACGACGCGGTGGGTTAA
- a CDS encoding DNA polymerase III subunit delta', translating into MSARNAEPEIAVRAARETTALFGHREAEQTLLNAYRSGRIPHAWLIGGAQGIGKATLAYRMARFVLAHPDPSARSVQDADTLYVDEDHPVARQVANGSHGGLLTLERTVNDKGTMRTVITVDESRETIGFFGSTAASVGGWRICVVDTVDELNANASNALLKILEEPPARSLFLLISHAPARVLATIQSRCRKLPLRPLEPDDVVRAAAEAAGQDRNDPALRDAAEAAEGSVSRALTLFGGQSLGLHQRTLDLLNRLPQLDQRALHALGDALPLNDRVGLKAFVDTVDRWLTGHLHAPDAGANLPRLARLAEVWEKINRAARETEGFNLERKPLIFSVFGMLAEATAGRPSQAH; encoded by the coding sequence ATGAGCGCCCGCAACGCCGAGCCTGAAATTGCTGTTCGCGCCGCCCGCGAGACAACTGCTCTGTTCGGTCATCGCGAGGCGGAACAGACTTTGCTGAATGCCTATCGCAGCGGACGAATTCCTCATGCGTGGCTGATCGGCGGCGCCCAGGGCATCGGCAAGGCAACGCTGGCCTATCGCATGGCGCGCTTCGTGCTCGCGCATCCCGATCCGTCCGCTCGATCCGTTCAGGATGCCGATACGCTATACGTCGATGAGGATCATCCGGTTGCGCGTCAGGTTGCCAACGGCAGCCATGGCGGCCTGCTGACGCTGGAGCGCACCGTTAACGACAAGGGCACGATGCGCACCGTCATCACCGTAGACGAGTCGCGAGAGACTATCGGGTTTTTCGGCTCGACCGCCGCGTCCGTCGGCGGCTGGCGAATTTGCGTGGTCGATACCGTTGACGAACTCAACGCCAACGCATCGAACGCGCTCTTGAAAATTCTGGAAGAGCCGCCGGCGCGCTCCTTGTTCCTCTTGATCAGCCACGCGCCCGCGCGGGTGCTCGCCACGATCCAGTCACGCTGCCGGAAACTGCCGTTGCGGCCGCTGGAGCCGGACGATGTGGTTCGCGCGGCGGCAGAAGCCGCGGGACAGGATCGTAATGATCCGGCTCTGCGAGATGCAGCAGAAGCCGCGGAGGGGAGTGTATCGCGCGCATTGACGCTGTTCGGCGGCCAGTCGCTGGGTTTGCACCAGCGTACGCTTGACCTGCTGAACAGACTGCCACAGCTCGACCAGCGCGCTCTTCATGCGCTTGGCGATGCGCTTCCGCTCAACGACCGCGTCGGGCTGAAAGCGTTTGTCGATACCGTAGACCGTTGGCTGACGGGACATCTGCATGCGCCGGACGCGGGCGCAAACCTGCCGCGCCTTGCACGGCTTGCCGAGGTATGGGAAAAGATCAACCGTGCCGCGCGCGAGACGGAAGGCTTCAATCTGGAGCGAAAACCGTTGATTTTCTCTGTATTTGGCATGCTCGCCGAGGCGACAGCAGGTCGCCCGTCGCAGGCTCATTAA